A section of the Bradyrhizobium oligotrophicum S58 genome encodes:
- a CDS encoding diiron oxygenase, which produces MGINVDTPPASSRRQAHWEKSSSIRSRPRRVLRGWSPDEHFYPIARQPIALHALVTAKGHDARQRVLLQSLYKFLNDIAFVETRVVNEVALAIANDRLPWPFPADLRADVLTVLIDEGYHAYVAIDFMEQVRRLTGVDPLTLPPTLAIEQAIANALVKLPAELHPALRTIAVCIAENSVTKELIDVHREEGLNETFHAVNSDHMVDEVRHCLIFADVLRHLWSVLTTDQRRAIGVILPDFLGDYLNLSLQKQFDMKILATIGLSAAEIETVIAATHLEQDLATYRNVNPIVDKVVTFLRNCGVLDDQVIRATFAEKQLI; this is translated from the coding sequence ATGGGCATCAACGTCGACACGCCGCCCGCCTCGTCGAGGCGCCAGGCTCATTGGGAAAAATCGTCGTCGATCAGGTCACGGCCCCGGCGCGTGTTGCGCGGCTGGAGCCCGGATGAGCATTTCTATCCAATTGCACGCCAACCGATTGCGCTGCATGCCCTGGTCACCGCCAAGGGTCACGACGCGCGCCAGCGCGTGCTGCTGCAGTCCCTCTACAAGTTTCTCAACGACATCGCCTTCGTGGAGACCAGGGTGGTCAACGAGGTCGCGCTTGCAATCGCGAACGATCGGCTGCCATGGCCATTCCCGGCCGATCTGCGCGCCGACGTGCTTACCGTGCTCATCGATGAGGGCTATCACGCCTACGTTGCGATCGACTTCATGGAGCAGGTTCGACGACTGACGGGGGTCGATCCGCTGACTCTGCCGCCGACGCTCGCGATCGAGCAGGCGATCGCCAATGCCCTCGTGAAGCTGCCGGCTGAGCTGCATCCCGCGCTCAGGACGATCGCCGTCTGCATCGCCGAGAACTCCGTCACCAAGGAGCTGATCGACGTGCACCGTGAGGAAGGGCTCAACGAGACCTTTCACGCCGTCAACAGCGACCACATGGTCGACGAGGTCCGTCACTGCCTGATCTTTGCCGACGTGCTCAGACATCTGTGGAGCGTCCTGACCACCGATCAGCGCCGTGCCATTGGCGTCATCCTGCCGGACTTCCTTGGCGACTATCTGAATTTGTCGCTGCAGAAGCAGTTCGACATGAAGATCCTCGCAACCATCGGGCTCAGCGCGGCCGAGATCGAGACCGTCATTGCCGCCACCCATCTCGAACAGGATCTCGCGACCTATCGCAACGTCAATCCGATCGTCGACAAGGTCGTGACGTTCTTGCGCAACTGCGGTGTGCTCGACGATCAGGTGATCCGCGCGACGTTCGCGGAAAAGCAGTTGATTTGA
- the asnB gene encoding asparagine synthase (glutamine-hydrolyzing): MCGLVGLWCWDTPIDRSAINRAIGTLHHRGPDGTGLWISDDSRVALGHTRLSIIDLATGEQPLHHPNDRLHLVVNGEFYDYERIRNELTSRGARFRSRSDSEIALWLYAEAGERCFDDLNGEFAFILWDANAGRLLAARDRFGIKPLFYAVDSGRLLLASEIKALLALGLRPQWNVDGYLDAAHALQDGTLFAGIRQVPPGCYLSATRHGVSVRRYWHDPFASAASPMTDERTTLDEVRDQMSRATRWRLRADVPVASYLSGGIDSMSVLALAAGAANRAPDAFTIAYDDAAYDESSRAQAFADRLGACFHQVPVSGAALADNFAASLWHSEVACFNPHGTAKFILSKAVREAGYKVVLTGEGADEIFAGYAPSRVDALGGGAAMQALVASRDSATYAVTPKHATAEDLPLVAQAFGTVPTWLRHQMAHLLGISELFRDDLRASWSAERPLRAMLNYMEPLNFPALGTVDLGLALMLKTTLPNYVLVTLGDRMEMAHSVEARLPFLDHKVVETAWRMPGHMKIRDGLEKYALREAMRPLLPDDVVERQKHPFVAPPSATDPKHPFGAMIRDVLHGSALASMPFFDPAKVIRLTDRLASMRDDERLRHEPLLMEIASLCVIHDLFRMSSSNSSSLKSSGELYAMDDRGLIAFG, translated from the coding sequence ATGTGCGGACTGGTCGGGCTCTGGTGCTGGGATACGCCAATCGATCGCTCGGCCATCAATCGGGCGATCGGTACGCTGCATCATCGGGGACCAGACGGAACGGGTCTGTGGATATCTGATGATTCGCGCGTCGCGCTCGGCCACACGCGGCTGAGCATCATCGATCTCGCCACCGGCGAGCAGCCACTGCATCATCCAAACGATCGGCTCCATCTCGTCGTCAATGGCGAGTTCTACGACTATGAGCGCATCCGCAACGAGCTCACGAGCCGCGGCGCCCGGTTCAGGTCGCGCTCCGACAGCGAGATCGCATTGTGGCTCTATGCCGAAGCCGGCGAGCGCTGCTTCGACGACCTCAATGGCGAGTTCGCCTTCATCCTGTGGGATGCCAATGCCGGCCGCCTGCTTGCGGCGCGCGACCGTTTCGGCATCAAGCCCCTGTTCTATGCGGTCGATTCCGGCCGCCTCCTGCTCGCTTCAGAGATAAAGGCCCTGCTGGCGCTCGGGCTTCGGCCGCAGTGGAATGTCGATGGCTATCTCGACGCGGCCCATGCCCTGCAGGACGGGACCCTGTTTGCCGGAATTCGGCAGGTCCCTCCGGGCTGCTACCTCTCAGCCACCCGGCACGGTGTCAGCGTCCGGCGCTACTGGCACGACCCGTTCGCATCGGCCGCATCACCGATGACCGACGAGCGTACCACGCTCGACGAGGTACGAGATCAAATGTCACGGGCGACGCGGTGGCGGCTACGCGCCGACGTTCCCGTCGCCTCTTATCTCAGTGGCGGGATCGATTCGATGTCGGTCCTGGCGCTCGCGGCCGGTGCTGCGAACCGGGCGCCCGATGCGTTCACGATCGCCTACGACGATGCCGCCTATGATGAGAGTTCGCGCGCGCAAGCATTCGCTGACCGGCTTGGCGCCTGCTTCCACCAGGTGCCGGTGAGCGGCGCCGCGCTGGCCGACAACTTCGCCGCCTCGCTCTGGCACAGCGAGGTCGCCTGCTTCAATCCGCACGGCACTGCAAAATTCATTCTCAGCAAGGCCGTGCGCGAGGCCGGCTACAAGGTCGTACTGACCGGCGAAGGCGCCGACGAGATCTTCGCCGGCTATGCACCCTCGCGTGTGGATGCGCTCGGCGGAGGCGCTGCGATGCAAGCGCTGGTCGCGAGCCGCGACAGCGCGACCTATGCGGTGACACCGAAGCACGCCACCGCGGAGGACCTGCCGCTGGTCGCGCAGGCGTTCGGGACGGTCCCGACATGGCTGCGCCATCAGATGGCTCACCTTCTCGGCATCTCCGAACTGTTCCGCGACGACCTGCGCGCCTCGTGGTCTGCCGAGCGACCGCTCCGGGCCATGCTGAACTATATGGAGCCGCTGAACTTTCCTGCACTGGGCACCGTCGATCTCGGGCTCGCGCTGATGCTCAAGACCACCTTGCCGAACTATGTGCTGGTCACGCTTGGCGATCGCATGGAGATGGCGCATTCCGTCGAAGCGCGGCTGCCCTTCCTCGACCACAAGGTGGTCGAAACCGCGTGGCGGATGCCGGGCCACATGAAGATTCGCGACGGCCTTGAAAAATATGCCCTGCGCGAGGCGATGCGTCCGCTGTTGCCGGACGACGTCGTGGAACGCCAGAAGCATCCATTCGTCGCACCGCCGAGCGCCACCGATCCCAAGCATCCGTTCGGCGCCATGATCCGCGACGTCCTGCATGGCTCGGCCCTGGCGTCGATGCCGTTCTTCGATCCGGCCAAGGTGATCCGCCTGACCGATCGACTGGCATCGATGCGTGATGACGAGCGGCTGCGTCACGAGCCGTTGCTCATGGAAATCGCGAGCCTGTGCGTTATCCACGATCTTTTCAGAATGAGTTCGTCCAACAGTTCAAGTTTGAAGAGTTCAGGTGAATTGTACGCGATGGACGACCGTGGGTTGATAGCTTTCGGTTGA
- a CDS encoding KamA family radical SAM protein, whose product MARKTLKLYGLQHLDILRHYRDISDRALHEFSVVGKVLPFRVNNYVLDELIDWSRPDEDPFYRLTMLDRRMLATSDFDAVERAMRNGAGATLADVAAAIRRRLNPHPANQMTTNVPLLNGSGVSGLQHKYAETCLVFPSSGQTCAAYCSFCFRWPQFVGDRSLRMATDESQRFVSYLREHKDVTDVLLTGGDPLIMRASVLRRYVEPLLGPETAHVTTIRIGTKMLGFWPYRFTTDDDADDLIRLLEEVVQSGRHLAIMMHISHPRELETPAARDAIRRLLAIGAVLRSQSPVVRGVNDDTQTWRELWTSEVRQGIFPYYMFVLRDTGPRAFFEVPLSRALDIYRGAVSQVSGLARSARGPIMSTDMGKISVDGVADFGGTRTFVLSYVQARDAEWVKRPFFARYDDTATWVDGLQPLTASDRMFLSRPEPRLARAHH is encoded by the coding sequence GTGGCGAGAAAGACCCTCAAGCTGTACGGGCTGCAGCACCTCGACATCTTGCGTCACTACCGGGATATCTCGGACCGAGCCCTGCATGAATTCTCGGTGGTCGGAAAGGTGCTGCCGTTCCGGGTCAACAATTACGTTCTCGATGAGCTGATCGACTGGAGCCGGCCGGATGAGGATCCGTTCTACCGGCTGACGATGCTGGACCGGCGAATGCTCGCGACGTCCGATTTCGACGCCGTCGAGCGTGCGATGCGTAACGGCGCCGGCGCCACGCTGGCTGACGTCGCGGCCGCGATCCGTCGGCGTCTCAATCCGCATCCCGCCAATCAGATGACGACCAACGTTCCGCTGTTGAACGGTAGCGGGGTGTCGGGCCTGCAGCACAAATACGCCGAGACCTGCCTCGTGTTCCCGTCGAGCGGTCAGACCTGCGCGGCCTATTGCTCATTCTGTTTCCGCTGGCCGCAATTCGTCGGCGATCGCAGCCTGCGGATGGCGACCGATGAGAGCCAGCGATTCGTCTCCTACCTCCGGGAGCACAAGGACGTCACCGATGTGCTGCTGACCGGCGGCGATCCGTTGATCATGCGCGCCTCGGTGCTGCGACGCTATGTCGAGCCGCTGCTCGGGCCCGAGACCGCCCATGTCACGACGATTCGCATCGGCACCAAGATGCTGGGCTTCTGGCCGTACCGGTTCACGACCGACGACGATGCCGATGATCTGATTCGTTTGCTCGAGGAGGTCGTCCAGTCGGGCCGGCATCTGGCGATCATGATGCATATCAGCCACCCCCGCGAGCTGGAAACACCGGCGGCCCGCGACGCCATCCGACGGCTGCTGGCGATCGGGGCCGTGCTGCGCAGCCAGTCACCGGTGGTTCGCGGGGTCAACGACGACACCCAAACATGGCGCGAGCTGTGGACCAGCGAGGTTCGGCAGGGAATCTTTCCGTACTACATGTTCGTCCTGCGCGACACCGGACCGCGGGCCTTCTTCGAAGTGCCATTGTCGCGCGCACTCGACATCTATCGCGGCGCCGTCAGTCAGGTGTCGGGGCTGGCGCGGTCGGCGCGCGGTCCGATCATGTCGACCGACATGGGCAAGATCTCCGTCGACGGCGTGGCCGATTTCGGAGGTACGCGGACATTCGTTCTCAGCTACGTCCAGGCGCGGGATGCCGAGTGGGTCAAGCGTCCCTTCTTCGCCCGCTACGACGATACTGCGACCTGGGTCGACGGCCTGCAGCCGCTGACGGCCTCCGATCGCATGTTTCTGTCGCGTCCTGAGCCGCGGCTGGCAAGGGCTCACCATTGA
- a CDS encoding amino acid adenylation domain-containing protein: MRSLDCILHGDDDFLLEIARNLRDCGHQIVCLITGNPRALAWAREERITTAMSMPSGLSTCDLIVHADLLRNVVPRSAPGTLALRLQARHGDPAELIAAAVAAAHPFFELAWMNEQRVAWAMRVPISTRDTAGAVVDRCHRLALEGFAELATALAREGELPEAESSPQTPVDDAVLAALHRLHFDLDAAILAALPRGVDFGSRRTHAGLRLTANGAGLTVGSIELAGPCDAASGRLLTVEADGVVIAARGESVRLGGLRHADGGELDAASIAALFTVGERQIEAPYDRACWQRMCAADARWITAIEATVPAGFAFLESLTHRRSSRTATPASNIQRTALLTPGANEAVAGPTLPWLIAAVVATTARLLDAAAVSIAVGLPTRPDPFAARLVPATFATDGHRSFAGLVLDTERFLVDARAAPMLADTPQRAGRSEWSRHVPIAILSDDVRGPDGPLQLRVELAPSQGRAPVVRAAWLEWNGEQLEPVFVAALADSLASVWRAGCSAPATAITELPLLSEEAVGAIVASSRGADVPAARDLTLVALLDAAALQHAGRPAVSFDDICLDYTELRHRVRTLSRQIRARCAEMQRPTGDAVVALLFERGVAMVVAILATLEAGAAYLPLDPQDPQPRRSQMIEDAAPVLALVAPGLESALPDRVACLTVDADGMADGPGIDGPAPAPDDLAYVIFTSGSTGRPKGAMLEHRGVANRIVWMQKQYGLQPTQRVLQKTPYTFDVSVWEFLWPLIVGAELVVAPPDAHKDPHQIASLIRRRCITDIHFVPSMLAVFLGNEGLGELTSLARVYCSGEALPTAVASRCRALLPHAALHNLYGPTEASIDVSAWSCDSGDTERHAVAPLGQPIDNMALHVLDAGLRPVPPGVPGELCIAGIGVARGYINRPALTQERFIDNPFAGSDRHMARLYRTGDVARRLPDGVIEFLGRRDFQIKIRGFRVELGEIEAALLEQSGVAQAVVARRDVGGRELTVAYLVPRGPAIDVARLGQALGQRLPDYMIPDHYVVLGTLPLSANGKLDRRQLPEVEPAEIGQAVIADPVERTLAQIWGTVLKRPQIARTDHFFRIGGNSLLAGEMMLRVEQSLQVGLTFRAVFEHAVLCDLAHHIKSDAARPAGRHVVMERL; the protein is encoded by the coding sequence ATGCGGAGCCTCGATTGCATTCTTCATGGCGATGACGATTTTCTGCTGGAGATCGCCCGCAACCTGCGGGACTGCGGACACCAGATCGTCTGCCTGATCACCGGCAATCCGCGAGCGCTTGCCTGGGCGCGCGAGGAGCGCATCACGACCGCGATGTCGATGCCGTCGGGTCTCTCGACGTGTGATCTCATCGTCCACGCCGACCTGCTGCGAAACGTCGTACCGCGATCGGCGCCGGGAACGCTGGCCCTGAGACTGCAGGCGCGGCACGGCGACCCGGCGGAGCTGATTGCCGCTGCGGTTGCAGCTGCCCACCCGTTCTTCGAGCTGGCCTGGATGAATGAGCAGCGCGTCGCCTGGGCGATGCGGGTGCCGATCTCGACGCGCGACACGGCCGGAGCCGTCGTCGACCGCTGCCACCGGTTGGCATTGGAGGGATTTGCCGAACTCGCCACCGCGTTGGCGCGCGAGGGTGAGCTGCCTGAAGCGGAGTCGTCCCCCCAGACGCCGGTCGACGATGCAGTTCTGGCCGCCCTGCACCGGCTGCACTTCGATCTCGACGCCGCGATCCTGGCGGCGCTGCCGAGGGGGGTCGATTTCGGCTCGCGCCGCACGCATGCCGGTCTCCGGCTGACCGCGAACGGCGCTGGGCTGACCGTCGGCAGTATCGAGTTGGCCGGCCCCTGCGATGCGGCATCGGGGCGGCTGCTCACCGTCGAGGCGGACGGTGTGGTGATCGCGGCGCGTGGCGAGAGCGTCAGGCTCGGCGGCCTGCGCCATGCGGATGGCGGCGAGCTCGATGCAGCCTCGATCGCAGCGCTGTTCACGGTGGGCGAACGACAAATTGAAGCGCCGTACGATCGCGCATGCTGGCAGCGGATGTGCGCGGCGGACGCGCGCTGGATCACGGCGATCGAGGCGACCGTGCCGGCGGGCTTCGCGTTCCTGGAGTCGCTCACGCACCGCAGGTCGTCGCGCACCGCCACCCCCGCATCCAACATCCAGCGCACCGCCCTGCTCACGCCCGGCGCAAACGAGGCCGTGGCAGGCCCTACGCTGCCATGGCTGATCGCTGCCGTAGTGGCGACGACGGCCCGCCTCCTCGACGCTGCAGCCGTTAGCATCGCCGTCGGCCTACCGACACGTCCCGATCCGTTTGCTGCGCGCCTGGTGCCGGCGACGTTCGCAACCGACGGACATCGCTCCTTTGCCGGCCTCGTCCTCGACACCGAACGGTTCCTCGTGGATGCTCGGGCCGCACCCATGCTGGCCGATACGCCGCAACGCGCCGGCAGGAGTGAATGGAGCCGGCACGTTCCGATCGCGATCCTGAGCGACGACGTCCGTGGTCCAGACGGCCCCTTGCAGTTGCGCGTCGAACTCGCACCGAGCCAGGGCCGGGCTCCCGTCGTGCGCGCAGCCTGGCTCGAATGGAATGGGGAGCAGCTGGAGCCTGTATTCGTGGCGGCACTGGCGGATTCGCTTGCGAGCGTATGGCGCGCCGGCTGCTCTGCACCGGCCACCGCGATCACCGAATTGCCGCTGCTCTCTGAAGAGGCGGTTGGCGCAATCGTGGCAAGCAGCCGCGGCGCGGATGTCCCGGCGGCGCGCGACCTCACCCTGGTCGCCCTGCTCGACGCGGCCGCGCTTCAGCATGCCGGGCGACCGGCCGTCTCGTTCGATGACATCTGCCTCGACTACACCGAGTTACGCCATCGCGTGCGGACCCTGTCGCGCCAGATTCGCGCCCGCTGTGCCGAGATGCAGCGCCCCACCGGCGACGCGGTCGTAGCGCTGTTGTTCGAGCGCGGCGTCGCGATGGTGGTCGCCATCCTCGCGACACTGGAGGCGGGCGCAGCCTACCTGCCACTCGATCCGCAGGATCCGCAGCCGCGCCGGAGCCAGATGATCGAAGATGCCGCTCCGGTCCTTGCCCTCGTCGCACCGGGCCTCGAGAGCGCCCTGCCCGACCGCGTCGCCTGCCTCACGGTCGATGCGGACGGAATGGCGGACGGTCCAGGGATCGATGGGCCCGCGCCGGCCCCGGATGATCTTGCCTACGTCATCTTCACGTCAGGATCGACGGGGCGGCCGAAGGGCGCCATGCTCGAACATCGCGGCGTCGCCAATCGCATCGTGTGGATGCAGAAGCAGTATGGACTGCAGCCTACGCAGCGCGTGCTGCAGAAGACACCTTACACGTTCGATGTCTCGGTGTGGGAGTTTCTGTGGCCGCTGATCGTCGGCGCAGAGCTCGTGGTCGCTCCCCCTGACGCGCACAAGGATCCGCATCAGATCGCCAGCTTGATCAGGCGTCGGTGCATCACCGACATTCACTTCGTGCCGTCAATGCTGGCTGTATTCCTCGGCAATGAAGGCCTTGGCGAGCTGACCTCGCTCGCACGCGTCTATTGCAGCGGCGAGGCGCTGCCGACCGCGGTCGCGTCGCGCTGCCGCGCCTTGCTGCCACACGCGGCACTCCACAATCTCTACGGCCCGACCGAAGCATCGATCGACGTGAGCGCGTGGTCCTGCGACAGCGGCGATACCGAGCGCCACGCGGTTGCGCCACTCGGACAACCGATCGACAACATGGCGCTCCACGTGCTCGACGCCGGCCTGCGTCCGGTGCCGCCGGGTGTGCCCGGTGAGCTGTGCATCGCCGGGATCGGCGTGGCCCGCGGCTACATCAATCGGCCGGCATTGACGCAGGAGCGGTTCATCGACAATCCGTTTGCCGGATCCGACCGGCACATGGCGCGACTCTATCGCACCGGAGATGTCGCGCGCCGGCTTCCGGACGGAGTCATCGAATTCCTCGGCCGGCGCGACTTCCAGATCAAGATCCGCGGCTTTCGCGTCGAGCTCGGCGAAATCGAAGCCGCGCTGCTGGAGCAGTCCGGTGTGGCGCAGGCCGTGGTCGCACGGCGGGACGTCGGCGGCCGCGAACTGACCGTCGCCTATCTCGTGCCGCGCGGACCGGCCATCGACGTCGCGCGGCTGGGTCAAGCGCTCGGCCAGCGGCTGCCCGACTACATGATCCCCGACCACTATGTCGTGCTCGGCACGCTGCCGCTCTCGGCCAACGGCAAGCTCGACCGCCGGCAGCTGCCTGAGGTCGAGCCGGCCGAGATCGGCCAGGCCGTGATCGCCGATCCGGTCGAGCGCACGCTCGCGCAGATCTGGGGCACCGTGCTGAAGCGGCCACAGATCGCGCGGACCGATCACTTCTTCCGCATCGGCGGCAACTCGCTGCTGGCGGGCGAGATGATGCTCCGCGTCGAACAAAGCCTGCAGGTCGGCCTGACGTTCCGGGCCGTGTTCGAGCATGCCGTGCTGTGTGATCTCGCGCATCACATCAAGTCGGACGCCGCGCGTCCGGCCGGCCGCCATGTCGTGATGGAGCGGCTGTGA